Sequence from the Panicum virgatum strain AP13 chromosome 5N, P.virgatum_v5, whole genome shotgun sequence genome:
GCGCCTCCTTCGCAGGACAGCCAAGATCGACGGCGATGGCCGCGACAAACAGCCCGATACCGACCAGGACACAGGGAAGCCAACGGAAGGAGAGTTCCCGGACGTGGATCTATGCTTGGTGATCATCGGCGGCCTAGAGGACGAGTGCTCCAGACGACTGCAGAAGGTTCGGCTCTGCGAGGTATGTGCTGCCGCAAGTTCAATTACTAGAAAGTTGAAGTGGGCGTCCACGCCCATCATTTTCGACCAGGATGACTATCCGGTCAGCATTCCCATGCCTGGAAGCTATCCTCTCATCGTCGACCCCGTCGTCAGCAATATGCACCTGTCCAAGGTGTCGATGGAcgggggcagcagcctcaacatcctctACATGGACACCCTGGAAGCCATGGGAATCCCGCGAGCCTGCTTGCGAGAATCCCTCTTCCCCTTCTACGGCATCCTGTCGGGCATGAAGGCATACCCGATCGGCAACATCGACTTGCCGGTCACATTTGGCAGCAAAGCCAACTTCCGCACCTAGACCCTCACGTTCGAGGTGGTGGACTGGAAGGGGGCATACCACGCCATCCTCGGgcaccaagttcatggcggtgcccaactacacctacctcaagctcaagctgCCGGGCCCGAACGGGGTCATCACCGTGAGCGGCACCTTCGAGCAGGCCTATGTCAGCAGCCGCGAGTACTTTGACCTCGCCACCACTGCGGCGAACTCGGCCGAGCTCGGCCAACTTCGCGCCACCACTCCCGAGTGCCGTCCTGACCCTGGCAAGCCTAGCCAGGCACCGGCCTTCGTCCCAACCGACGAGACCAAGTCGGTCTCGGTCGACGACGCCGATCCAACCAAGACGGTGCGGGTCGGCTCCAAGCTGTCGGCCAAATAGGAACACGCGCTCAtcgacttcctccgcgccaacaagGATACTTTTGCCTGGAAGCCGTCCGATATGTCGGGCATcccaagggaggtcgccgagcacgagcTCTGCATTTTGCCGGGATCCAAGCCCGTCCAGCAATGACTGCGCCGCTTCGATGACGAGAGGCGCAGGGACATAGGAGAGGAGGTAGCTAAGCTATTAGCTGCTGGCTTCATAAAGGAAGTCTACCACTCTGACTGGCTTtctaacccagtccttgtaaagaAGAAAATTGGTCAAaggaggatgtgtgttgattacaccAGCCTGAACAAGACTTTCCCCAAAGACCCTTTTCCCTTGCCTAGAATAGATTAGATAATCGACTCCACTTCTGCACGCGAAATCTTATCCTTTCTGGATGCTTACTCGGACTACCACCAGATAGCGATGAAGAAATCCGACCAGCACGCGACATCCTTCATCACGCCGTTCGGCTCGTACTGTTATGTGTCAATGTCGTCCGGTCTCAAGAATGCAGGGGCAACATACCAGCGATGCATGCAAACCT
This genomic interval carries:
- the LOC120672870 gene encoding uncharacterized protein LOC120672870, whose amino-acid sequence is MAVPNYTYLKLKLPGPNGVITVSGTFEQAYVSSREYFDLATTAANSAELGQLRATTPECRPDPGKPSQAPAFVPTDETKSVSVDDADPTKTVRVGSKLSAK